In Acidovorax sp. 106, the following proteins share a genomic window:
- a CDS encoding bifunctional 2-polyprenyl-6-hydroxyphenol methylase/3-demethylubiquinol 3-O-methyltransferase UbiG, protein MHGTEAPSAWVQQWTHLIPPHAHVLDVACGAGRHMRWLQAQGHTVTGVDRSPEAIAACAGLGELICADIENGPWPLQGQQFGAVVVTNYLWRPLLPTLLASLAPGGVLIYETFAQGHETVGRPSRADFLLRPGELLQAFGTLRTVTYEDGYLENPARFVQRIAAVRETPHPEGPARHGLRPASS, encoded by the coding sequence ATGCACGGCACGGAAGCCCCCTCTGCCTGGGTTCAGCAATGGACGCACCTGATTCCACCGCACGCCCATGTTCTGGACGTGGCCTGCGGCGCGGGCCGCCACATGCGCTGGCTGCAAGCCCAGGGCCACACCGTCACTGGCGTAGACCGTTCGCCCGAGGCCATTGCCGCCTGCGCCGGGTTGGGTGAGTTGATTTGCGCCGACATCGAAAACGGCCCCTGGCCCCTGCAAGGCCAGCAGTTTGGCGCCGTGGTGGTGACGAACTACCTGTGGCGCCCGCTGCTGCCCACCTTGCTCGCCAGCCTGGCGCCCGGAGGCGTGCTGATTTACGAAACCTTTGCGCAAGGGCACGAAACCGTGGGACGCCCCAGCCGGGCCGACTTTTTGCTGCGCCCGGGCGAGCTGCTACAGGCTTTTGGGACGCTGCGCACTGTGACCTATGAGGACGGTTACCTCGAAAACCCGGCCCGCTTCGTGCAGCGGATCGCGGCGGTACGGGAAACACCTCACCCAGAGGGCCCCGCGCGCCACGGGCTGCGGCCCGCGTCTAGTTAG
- a CDS encoding MFS transporter, whose product MSMNPPKLSMLQVLACGAAIVTLSMGIRHGFGLWLQPITQEMGWTRQSFAFAIALQNLSWGVMGIFAGMAADRFGAFRVLMGGAVLYGLGLAGMALSPTPLLFALTTGLLIGAAQAGTTYAVIYGVLGRQIAPEKRSWAMGVAAAAGSFGQFLMVPVEGWLITGLGWQQALLVLSMAVLMIVPLAFGLREPGFQGAAAPKREQTIGHALKEAFSYPSFNLLMAGYFVCGFQVVFIGVHMPSYLKDHGLSPQVASYALALIGLFNVFGTYIAGTLGQRMPKRFILSFIYLARAVVITIFLLVPLSPLSVYVFSAVMGALWLSTVPPTNATIAQIFGVQHLSMLGGFVFFSHQIGSFLGVWLGGYLYDATGSYDIVWYIAIALGVLAGLVNLPIKEAPIQRAQPHAA is encoded by the coding sequence ATGTCTATGAATCCTCCCAAACTATCCATGCTCCAGGTGCTGGCCTGCGGCGCGGCCATCGTCACTTTGTCGATGGGCATACGCCACGGCTTTGGCCTGTGGTTGCAGCCGATCACGCAAGAGATGGGCTGGACCCGCCAGTCGTTTGCCTTTGCGATTGCACTGCAAAACCTGTCATGGGGGGTGATGGGCATCTTTGCGGGCATGGCGGCCGACCGGTTTGGCGCCTTCCGGGTGTTGATGGGGGGCGCCGTACTGTATGGCCTGGGGCTGGCGGGCATGGCACTGTCACCCACCCCGCTGCTGTTTGCGCTGACCACCGGGCTGCTGATCGGCGCAGCACAGGCAGGTACCACCTATGCGGTGATCTACGGCGTGCTGGGCCGCCAGATTGCGCCCGAAAAACGCTCCTGGGCCATGGGTGTGGCGGCTGCGGCTGGCTCGTTCGGACAGTTTTTGATGGTGCCTGTGGAGGGCTGGCTGATCACCGGGCTGGGCTGGCAGCAGGCGCTGCTGGTGTTGTCGATGGCGGTGCTCATGATCGTGCCACTGGCCTTTGGCCTGCGCGAGCCAGGGTTTCAGGGCGCTGCGGCTCCAAAGCGTGAGCAAACCATTGGCCACGCACTCAAGGAAGCCTTCAGCTACCCCAGCTTCAATCTGCTGATGGCGGGCTACTTTGTGTGTGGTTTTCAGGTGGTGTTCATCGGGGTGCACATGCCCAGCTACCTCAAGGACCATGGCCTGTCGCCCCAGGTGGCCAGCTATGCGCTGGCGCTGATCGGGCTGTTCAACGTGTTTGGCACCTACATCGCAGGCACGCTGGGGCAGCGCATGCCCAAGCGGTTCATCCTGTCGTTCATCTACCTGGCCCGCGCCGTGGTCATCACCATCTTCTTGCTGGTGCCGCTGTCACCGCTGTCGGTGTATGTGTTCTCGGCCGTGATGGGTGCACTGTGGCTGTCCACGGTGCCGCCCACCAATGCCACCATTGCCCAAATTTTTGGGGTGCAGCACCTGTCCATGCTGGGCGGCTTTGTGTTCTTCAGCCACCAGATCGGCAGCTTCCTGGGCGTGTGGCTGGGCGGCTATCTGTATGACGCCACGGGCAGCTACGACATCGTCTGGTACATCGCCATTGCGCTGGGCGTGCTGGCGGGGCTGGTGAACCTGCCGATCAAGGAAGCCCCCATCCAGCGGGCGCAACCCCACGCGGCCTGA
- a CDS encoding MBL fold metallo-hydrolase, giving the protein MLRLKNLGSGSSGNATLIEGSDGLHTRRLLVDCGLGIRQLEARLAEAGLALAQIDAIFITHEHSDHIGCARSLALKHRIPVWMSHGTHVALGAPDLDGLLRTAHDLEPIDLGSWQATPFTVPHDAREPLQLHCTDGATRLGVLTDLGHASAHVKEQLAGCHTLMLEANHDPHMLEASRYPAFLKRRIGGKYGHLANSAAAELLCTLQHPGLACVIAAHLSAQNNTPALAQQALGAALGWPTERITVASPANGTPWITVGAA; this is encoded by the coding sequence ATGCTGCGCCTCAAAAATCTTGGCAGCGGCAGCTCGGGCAATGCCACCCTGATCGAGGGCAGCGATGGTCTGCATACACGGCGTTTACTGGTCGATTGCGGCCTGGGCATACGCCAGCTGGAGGCCCGCTTGGCAGAGGCCGGGCTGGCACTGGCCCAGATTGACGCCATCTTCATCACCCACGAGCATTCCGACCACATTGGTTGCGCCCGCTCGTTGGCACTGAAACACCGCATTCCCGTCTGGATGAGCCATGGCACCCATGTCGCCCTGGGCGCCCCCGACCTGGACGGCCTGTTGCGCACCGCACACGATCTGGAGCCCATTGATCTGGGCAGTTGGCAAGCAACCCCTTTCACGGTACCGCACGACGCCAGGGAGCCCCTGCAATTGCACTGCACCGATGGCGCCACACGCCTAGGGGTGCTGACGGATCTGGGGCACGCCAGCGCGCATGTCAAAGAGCAATTGGCAGGCTGCCACACTCTGATGCTGGAGGCCAACCACGATCCGCACATGCTGGAGGCATCGCGCTACCCAGCCTTCCTCAAGCGCCGCATCGGTGGCAAATACGGCCACCTGGCCAACAGCGCAGCGGCCGAACTGCTGTGCACCTTGCAACACCCCGGCTTAGCGTGTGTGATTGCGGCCCACCTCAGCGCACAGAACAATACCCCGGCATTGGCCCAGCAGGCGCTGGGGGCTGCATTGGGCTGGCCCACCGAGCGCATCACCGTGGCCAGCCCGGCCAATGGAACGCCCTGGATCACCGTCGGGGCCGCATAG
- the parC gene encoding DNA topoisomerase IV subunit A yields the protein MSDQPTLDFTTAGDDGGDSLGLAGYAQRAYLEYALSVVKGRALPDVCDGLKPVQRRILYSMDRMGLGYSGPTRSAAAKPVKSARVVGDVLGRFHPHGDQSAYDALVRMAQDFAQRYPLIDGQGNFGSRDGDGAAAMRYTEARLSRITSLLLDEIDEGTVDFMPNYDGSTEEPRQLPARLPFALLNGASGIAVGLATEIPSHNLREIADACVALIKTPTLSQEELLAIVPGPDYPGGGQIISSAGDIADAYRTGRGSLKVRARWKIEDMARGQWQLVVNELPPGVSTQKVLEEIEEITNPKVKAGKKALSQDQTQLKASMLAVLDVVRDESSKDAPVRLVFEPKTGKTPQQELITALLAHTSLESSAPINLTMVGLDGRPTQKSLRQMLEEWIAFRQTTITRRTQHRLNKVLERIHILEGRQLVLLNIDEVIAIIRHAEEPKAALIARFNLSDRQAEDILEIRLRQLARLEAIKIEQDLKELRESQGKLEDILNNPGSLRRTMVKEIEADAKTFADARRTLIQAEKKAVAEVKVVDEPVTVVVSQKGWVRARTGHGHEAASFAFKAGDGLYGTFECRTVDTLLAFGSNGRVYSVAVSLLPGARGDGQPVTTLIELEAGTQVLHYFAGPANATLLLSNSGGYGFLAAVENMVSRQKGGKAFLTLGDGETVCVPSHATGTTGSKPVLPATHVACASTGGRILTFEITELKTMANGGRGLMLIDLEDKDQLAGAAAYTRSIRLDGIGRGGKVRDETLEIRSLNNARAARGRKGKAADLGFKPNAVTRVE from the coding sequence ATGAGCGACCAACCCACTTTAGATTTCACCACTGCAGGCGACGACGGGGGCGACTCCCTGGGCCTGGCGGGCTATGCCCAGCGCGCCTACCTGGAATACGCACTGTCCGTCGTCAAAGGCCGCGCTTTGCCTGATGTGTGCGATGGCCTCAAGCCCGTGCAGCGGCGCATTCTGTATTCGATGGACCGCATGGGCCTGGGCTACAGCGGCCCCACGCGCAGCGCGGCGGCCAAGCCCGTCAAAAGCGCCCGCGTGGTGGGTGATGTGCTGGGCCGCTTTCACCCCCACGGTGACCAATCGGCTTACGACGCGCTGGTGCGCATGGCGCAGGATTTTGCCCAGCGCTACCCGCTGATCGACGGCCAGGGCAACTTCGGCAGCCGCGACGGCGACGGCGCTGCGGCCATGCGCTACACCGAGGCGCGCCTGTCACGCATCACCAGCCTGTTGCTGGATGAGATCGACGAAGGCACCGTGGATTTCATGCCCAACTACGACGGCAGCACGGAAGAACCTCGCCAGCTGCCCGCGCGCCTGCCGTTCGCGCTGCTCAACGGCGCCAGCGGCATTGCCGTGGGCCTGGCCACCGAAATCCCCAGCCACAACCTGCGCGAGATTGCCGACGCCTGTGTGGCACTCATCAAAACGCCAACGCTCAGCCAGGAAGAACTGCTGGCCATCGTGCCCGGCCCAGACTACCCTGGCGGCGGTCAGATCATCAGCAGCGCGGGCGACATTGCCGATGCCTACCGCACCGGCCGTGGCAGCCTCAAGGTGCGCGCGCGCTGGAAGATCGAAGACATGGCGCGTGGCCAGTGGCAGCTGGTGGTCAACGAGTTGCCACCCGGCGTGAGCACGCAAAAGGTGCTCGAAGAGATCGAGGAAATCACCAACCCCAAGGTCAAGGCCGGCAAAAAGGCGCTGAGCCAAGACCAGACCCAGCTCAAGGCCAGCATGCTCGCCGTGCTGGACGTGGTGCGTGACGAGTCGAGCAAAGACGCCCCCGTGCGCCTGGTGTTCGAGCCCAAAACAGGCAAGACCCCGCAGCAAGAGCTGATCACCGCGCTGCTGGCCCACACCAGCCTCGAATCCTCGGCCCCCATCAACCTCACCATGGTGGGGCTCGATGGCCGGCCCACCCAAAAATCCCTGCGGCAAATGCTGGAAGAGTGGATTGCCTTCCGCCAGACCACCATCACCCGCCGCACCCAGCACCGTTTGAACAAGGTGCTGGAGCGCATTCACATCCTCGAAGGGCGGCAACTGGTGCTGCTCAACATCGACGAGGTGATCGCCATCATCCGCCACGCCGAGGAGCCCAAGGCGGCGTTGATTGCGCGCTTCAACCTCAGCGACCGGCAGGCCGAAGACATTCTTGAGATCCGCCTGCGCCAGCTCGCCCGCCTCGAAGCCATCAAGATCGAGCAGGATCTCAAAGAACTGCGCGAAAGCCAGGGCAAGCTCGAAGACATTCTGAACAACCCCGGCTCGCTGCGCCGCACCATGGTCAAAGAGATCGAGGCGGACGCCAAGACCTTTGCCGACGCGCGCCGCACACTCATTCAGGCCGAGAAAAAGGCTGTGGCCGAAGTCAAGGTGGTGGACGAGCCGGTGACGGTGGTCGTCTCGCAAAAGGGCTGGGTGCGGGCCCGCACTGGCCATGGGCACGAGGCCGCCAGCTTTGCCTTCAAGGCGGGCGACGGGCTGTACGGCACGTTTGAGTGCCGCACCGTAGACACCTTGCTGGCTTTTGGCAGCAACGGCCGTGTGTATTCGGTGGCCGTGTCGCTGCTGCCCGGCGCGCGCGGTGACGGCCAACCCGTGACCACACTCATCGAGCTGGAAGCCGGCACGCAAGTGCTTCACTACTTTGCAGGCCCTGCCAACGCCACGCTGCTGCTGTCTAACTCCGGCGGCTACGGCTTCCTGGCGGCGGTCGAGAACATGGTCTCGCGCCAAAAGGGCGGCAAGGCCTTCCTCACGCTGGGCGACGGTGAAACCGTGTGCGTTCCGTCGCACGCCACAGGCACCACGGGCAGCAAGCCGGTGCTGCCCGCCACGCATGTGGCCTGTGCTTCTACGGGTGGGCGCATCCTCACGTTCGAGATCACCGAGCTGAAAACCATGGCCAATGGCGGCCGGGGCCTGATGCTGATTGACTTGGAAGACAAAGACCAGCTCGCAGGCGCTGCAGCCTACACGCGCAGCATTCGCCTGGATGGCATCGGCCGGGGCGGCAAGGTGCGTGATGAGACGCTGGAAATCCGCAGCCTGAACAACGCCCGCGCTGCGCGAGGGCGCAAGGGCAAGGCGGCCGACCTGGGCTTCAAGCCCAACGCGG
- a CDS encoding DNA topoisomerase IV subunit B, giving the protein MAAKPTTVSASEYSEGSIRVLKGLEPVKQRPGMYTRTDNPLHIIQEVLDNAADEALAGYGKKIKVTLHADGSVSIEDDGRGIPFGMHPEEKAPVIELVFTRLHAGGKFDKGKGGAYSFSGGLHGVGVSVTNALATRLEATSHREGQSARLVFSGGDVVEPLVARPLEAGERKQGTSVRVWPDAKYFESSALPMGELTHLLRSKAVLMPGVSVSLVNEKTRDTQTWQYKGGLRDYLMQTLNGDPVIPLFEGEGFADSGNESFAEGEGASWCVAFTEDGQPVRESYVNLIPTSAGGTHESGLRDGLFNAVKSFIELHSLLPKGVKLLPEDVFARASYVLSAKVLDPQFQGQIKERLNSRDAVRLVSGFVRPALELWLNQHVEYGKKLAELAIKAAQTRQKAGQKVEKRKGSGVAVLPGKLTDCESKDIAHNEVFLVEGDSAGGSAKMGRDKESQAILPLRGKVLNTWEVERDRLFANNEIHDISVAIGVDPHGPNDTPDLSGLRYGKVCILSDADVDGSHIQVLLLTLFFRHFPKLIETGHIYVARPPLFRVDVPARGKKPAAKMYALDDGELTAILDKCAKDGVPKEKCQISRFKGLGEMNAEQLWETTLNPDTRRLLPVQLGDMDFAATEGLITKLMGKGEAAARRELMELHGDAVEIDI; this is encoded by the coding sequence ATGGCTGCCAAACCCACTACTGTCTCCGCTAGCGAATATTCCGAAGGCTCGATCCGCGTGCTCAAGGGCCTGGAGCCCGTCAAGCAACGCCCGGGCATGTACACCCGCACCGATAACCCCCTGCACATCATCCAGGAAGTGCTGGACAACGCCGCCGACGAGGCTTTGGCGGGTTACGGCAAGAAGATCAAAGTCACGCTGCACGCCGATGGCTCGGTCAGCATTGAAGACGACGGCCGTGGCATTCCGTTTGGGATGCACCCCGAAGAAAAGGCCCCGGTGATTGAGCTGGTCTTCACCCGCCTGCACGCGGGCGGCAAGTTCGACAAGGGCAAGGGCGGGGCTTACAGCTTCTCGGGCGGCTTGCATGGTGTGGGCGTGAGCGTGACCAACGCGCTGGCTACGCGGCTCGAAGCCACCAGCCACCGCGAGGGCCAGTCGGCCCGCCTGGTGTTCTCGGGCGGTGACGTGGTCGAGCCGCTGGTGGCCCGCCCGCTGGAGGCGGGCGAGCGCAAGCAGGGCACCTCGGTGCGGGTGTGGCCTGATGCCAAGTATTTCGAGTCGAGCGCGCTGCCCATGGGCGAGCTGACCCACCTGCTGCGCAGCAAGGCGGTGCTGATGCCTGGCGTGTCGGTGTCGCTCGTCAATGAGAAGACGCGTGACACCCAGACCTGGCAATACAAGGGCGGCCTGCGCGACTACCTGATGCAGACGCTCAACGGCGACCCGGTGATCCCGCTGTTTGAAGGCGAAGGCTTTGCCGACAGCGGCAATGAGAGCTTTGCAGAAGGCGAAGGCGCCTCTTGGTGCGTGGCCTTCACCGAAGACGGCCAACCGGTGCGCGAGAGCTATGTCAACCTGATCCCCACCAGCGCGGGCGGTACCCACGAAAGCGGCCTGCGCGACGGTCTGTTCAACGCGGTCAAGAGCTTCATCGAACTGCACAGCCTGCTGCCCAAGGGCGTGAAGCTGTTGCCTGAGGACGTGTTTGCGCGCGCCAGCTATGTGCTGAGCGCCAAGGTGCTCGACCCGCAGTTCCAGGGCCAGATCAAGGAGCGCCTGAACTCGCGCGACGCGGTGCGGCTGGTCAGCGGCTTTGTGCGCCCGGCGCTCGAACTGTGGCTGAACCAGCACGTCGAATACGGCAAAAAGCTGGCTGAGCTGGCCATCAAGGCTGCGCAAACCCGCCAAAAGGCCGGCCAGAAGGTCGAAAAGCGCAAGGGCTCTGGCGTGGCCGTGTTGCCTGGCAAGCTCACCGACTGCGAAAGCAAGGACATCGCCCACAACGAAGTGTTCCTGGTCGAGGGCGACTCGGCCGGTGGCAGCGCCAAGATGGGCCGCGACAAGGAAAGCCAGGCCATCTTGCCGCTGCGCGGCAAGGTGCTCAACACCTGGGAGGTCGAGCGCGACCGCCTGTTTGCCAACAACGAAATCCACGACATCTCGGTGGCCATCGGGGTGGACCCGCATGGGCCCAACGACACGCCCGACCTGAGCGGCCTGCGCTACGGCAAGGTCTGCATCTTGTCGGATGCCGACGTGGACGGCTCGCACATCCAGGTGCTGCTGCTCACACTGTTCTTCCGCCACTTTCCCAAGCTCATCGAAACCGGCCACATCTACGTGGCACGCCCGCCGCTGTTCCGTGTGGACGTGCCTGCGCGTGGCAAGAAACCCGCCGCCAAGATGTATGCGCTGGACGACGGCGAGCTCACGGCCATCCTCGACAAATGCGCCAAGGACGGCGTGCCCAAAGAAAAGTGCCAGATCAGCCGCTTTAAGGGCCTGGGCGAGATGAACGCTGAGCAGCTGTGGGAAACCACGCTCAACCCCGACACCCGCCGTCTGCTGCCCGTGCAGCTGGGCGACATGGACTTTGCTGCCACGGAGGGGCTCATCACCAAGCTCATGGGCAAGGGCGAAGCCGCTGCGCGCCGCGAGTTGATGGAGCTGCACGGCGATGCGGTCGAGATCGACATCTGA
- the bamC gene encoding outer membrane protein assembly factor BamC: MKANTRLGLLALVAALSACSTLEGDKIDYKSATKGSTLEVPPDLTQLSKDSRYAVPGGAVSAAALQASQQAAQPSAASQAAATAIGDVRIERDGNQRWLVINRPADKLWEPVREFWLESGFIFTQDQSNLGILETDWAENRAKLPQDIVRSTLGKVFESLYSTGERDKFRTRLERNANGGTDIYISHRGMIEVYTNTQKDQTIWQPRAADPELETEFLRRLMVKLGVSQEQSKAIAATATPVQVAPAARIATVNNAPAVQLAENFDRAWRRVGLALDRTGFTVEDRNRKDGLYFVRYVAPNADKKEPGFFGKLFGGSSAAIPPLKYRIAVRSEGNASTVSVLNEAGAPETSANAERIVRVIADELK; encoded by the coding sequence GTGAAAGCAAATACCCGTCTGGGCCTGCTGGCCCTTGTTGCTGCCCTGTCAGCCTGCTCGACCCTTGAGGGCGACAAGATCGACTACAAAAGCGCAACCAAGGGCTCGACCCTGGAAGTGCCCCCAGATCTGACCCAGCTGTCCAAAGACTCACGCTACGCCGTGCCCGGCGGCGCCGTGTCAGCCGCCGCGCTGCAGGCCAGCCAACAGGCTGCACAGCCCTCCGCAGCCAGCCAGGCAGCGGCCACCGCCATTGGTGATGTGCGCATTGAGCGAGACGGCAACCAACGCTGGTTGGTGATAAACCGCCCTGCCGACAAGCTGTGGGAGCCTGTGCGTGAGTTCTGGCTGGAGAGTGGATTCATCTTCACCCAAGACCAGTCCAACCTCGGCATTCTGGAAACCGACTGGGCCGAAAACCGCGCCAAGCTGCCCCAGGACATCGTGCGTTCGACCCTGGGCAAGGTGTTTGAATCGCTGTATTCGACTGGCGAGCGCGACAAGTTCCGCACCCGCCTGGAGCGCAATGCCAATGGCGGCACCGACATCTACATCAGCCACCGCGGCATGATCGAGGTGTACACCAACACGCAAAAAGACCAGACCATCTGGCAGCCCCGCGCCGCCGACCCCGAGCTGGAAACCGAATTCTTGCGCCGCCTCATGGTCAAGCTGGGCGTGAGCCAGGAGCAATCCAAAGCGATTGCAGCCACCGCCACCCCAGTGCAAGTGGCACCCGCAGCCCGTATCGCTACGGTGAACAACGCACCCGCTGTGCAGTTGGCTGAGAACTTTGACCGCGCCTGGCGCCGCGTAGGCTTGGCACTGGACCGCACCGGCTTCACCGTGGAAGACCGCAACCGCAAGGACGGCCTGTACTTTGTGCGCTACGTCGCCCCCAACGCAGACAAGAAGGAGCCTGGCTTCTTCGGCAAGCTGTTCGGTGGCTCGTCGGCAGCCATTCCGCCACTGAAGTACCGCATCGCCGTGCGCAGCGAGGGCAACGCCTCCACCGTGTCCGTGCTCAATGAAGCCGGGGCCCCTGAGACCTCTGCCAACGCCGAGCGCATCGTGCGTGTGATTGCGGACGAGCTGAAATAA
- a CDS encoding lytic transglycosylase domain-containing protein: MTSFRKIGLLRWSVLGLLLCFLQQHAHADLWAHVDERGVTHFAAEQLDARYQLFFRGTEFDSTRDMPAGTPATPHGMPSTGARLLAFFDISPGYKSIKHHLRAAAEQQAVDYELLQALIATESGFDAQAVSPKGAVGLMQLMPATASRFGVRADAKRSLEQKLTDPAVNVPTGTRYLRYLLDLFPGRMDLALAAYNAGEGAVQKAGNQIPAFKETQNYVRTVLALYTQLKPPAPVLAQRAAPGRVRMQLQGGAQGRGNLPPDTLVAHTRASNEPLPTTPTE, translated from the coding sequence ATGACCTCATTTCGCAAAATCGGCCTCTTGCGCTGGTCTGTATTGGGTTTGTTGCTCTGCTTTTTGCAGCAACATGCCCATGCCGATCTGTGGGCGCATGTGGACGAGCGCGGGGTGACGCACTTTGCCGCCGAGCAGCTTGATGCGCGTTACCAGCTCTTCTTTCGGGGCACCGAGTTTGATTCGACCCGAGACATGCCTGCAGGCACACCCGCCACCCCGCACGGCATGCCCAGCACAGGTGCGCGCCTGCTGGCGTTTTTTGACATCTCGCCGGGCTACAAAAGCATCAAGCACCACTTGCGCGCCGCCGCAGAGCAGCAGGCGGTGGACTACGAACTGCTGCAGGCGCTGATTGCCACCGAGTCGGGTTTTGACGCGCAGGCTGTCTCGCCCAAGGGCGCGGTGGGCCTGATGCAGCTCATGCCCGCCACGGCCAGCCGCTTTGGCGTGCGGGCCGATGCCAAGCGCTCGCTGGAGCAAAAGCTGACCGACCCCGCCGTGAACGTGCCCACCGGCACGCGCTACCTGCGTTACCTGCTCGACCTGTTCCCTGGCCGCATGGACCTGGCCCTGGCGGCCTACAACGCGGGCGAGGGCGCGGTGCAAAAAGCCGGTAACCAGATCCCTGCCTTCAAGGAAACCCAGAATTACGTGCGCACGGTGCTGGCGCTGTACACCCAGCTCAAGCCGCCCGCCCCCGTGCTGGCCCAGCGCGCAGCGCCGGGGCGGGTGCGCATGCAATTGCAGGGCGGCGCCCAAGGCCGTGGCAACCTGCCGCCCGACACTTTGGTGGCGCACACCCGCGCCAGCAACGAACCTCTACCGACGACTCCGACCGAATGA
- the dapA gene encoding 4-hydroxy-tetrahydrodipicolinate synthase yields the protein MTSSSVPLTGSIVALVTPMHEDGSVDYPTLRKLIDWHIAEGTDCIGVVGTTGESPTVNVEEHCEIIRVAVEQAAKRVPIMAGCGANSTAEAIELAKFAKKVGADTQLQVVPYYNKPTQEGQYLHFKAIAEAVGDLPTILYNVPGRSVADMQHDTVLRLAQVPGIIGIKEATGNIERAQWLIREAPKNFGIYSGDDPTAVALMLCGGHGNISVTANVAPKLMHELCAAAIAGDARRAMEIQFKLMPVHKHLFVEANPIPVKWAMARMGLCGGTMRLPMTPLTQGNEAVVEGALRSSGLL from the coding sequence ATGACCTCTTCCTCCGTGCCTCTTACCGGCAGCATCGTCGCCCTCGTCACCCCCATGCACGAGGACGGTAGCGTGGACTACCCCACCCTGCGCAAACTGATCGACTGGCACATCGCCGAGGGCACCGACTGCATCGGCGTGGTGGGCACCACGGGCGAATCGCCCACGGTGAATGTCGAAGAACACTGCGAGATCATCCGCGTGGCCGTGGAGCAAGCCGCCAAGCGCGTTCCCATCATGGCGGGCTGCGGCGCCAACTCCACCGCCGAAGCGATCGAGCTGGCCAAGTTTGCCAAGAAGGTCGGTGCCGACACGCAACTGCAGGTCGTGCCTTACTACAACAAGCCTACCCAAGAAGGCCAGTACCTGCACTTCAAGGCGATTGCCGAGGCCGTGGGTGACCTGCCCACCATCCTCTACAACGTGCCCGGCCGCTCGGTGGCTGATATGCAGCACGACACCGTGCTGCGCCTGGCCCAGGTGCCCGGCATCATCGGCATCAAGGAAGCCACCGGCAACATCGAACGTGCGCAGTGGCTCATCCGCGAAGCACCCAAGAACTTTGGTATCTATTCGGGCGACGACCCTACTGCAGTGGCTTTGATGCTGTGCGGCGGCCACGGCAACATCAGCGTGACTGCCAACGTAGCCCCCAAGCTGATGCACGAGTTGTGCGCAGCCGCCATTGCGGGCGACGCGCGCCGCGCCATGGAAATCCAGTTCAAGCTGATGCCCGTACACAAGCACCTGTTCGTCGAAGCCAACCCCATCCCCGTGAAGTGGGCCATGGCCCGCATGGGCTTGTGTGGTGGAACCATGCGCCTGCCCATGACTCCATTGACCCAGGGCAACGAAGCCGTGGTCGAAGGCGCCCTGCGCAGCAGCGGCCTGCTTTGA